tctataataatattaaatttatatttatacatGTAACAAAATTGCATCTAcgcgtttataaaaaaaatggtcACGTAGTAGTTACATATCTTTGTGTGTAACATCTAAGCTTGAAATAGGAACATATTTGATAGACTTGAAGTAAATAAATTTATACATAATTGTGCTATATTACAAAATTAATATGACAAACGGCCACAAATTATGAGCTTATTCACTAGACAAAAATCACAAATTGATGAGATTTAATTAGTTCAGTCTATATTTTTTATGCATTATAAATTCtctgcttttttttttgttaaagaacaATAATAACTTtgatattctaattaatttttttaattagcaAAATTTTATgaacaaaacttaggtacaattctttaggtgtggttcttactattttccaatgaaaatatgacaaatatacataaatatgatttagtgagtgaaaatagaAGAAATTTGCATATGTGTAAGatgaaattatacacttgtcatatttttattggaaaatagtaagaaccagaCCTGAAGAATTATACCTAAATTTTGTCCTAATTTTATCTAGGGAATCTTATATTTAAGAAGGACgtgatattattaatttttattcaatttttaattaattaacattttagttaatttttttttacaacatATTAAATACAAATGGATTAGCGCCTCCTCATAACATTAATATATAGATATCAATTGACCTGAATTTTAATCTGTCCCATGTAGACTCCAAACTAATTGACTCGTGCTTTGCATTGCaaaattttattgtttaaaagataaataatttaaaaattaatgaaaaattataattatttaaacaaaTTTCTTAGAAAAcatgattatttaaaaaaaaatcagaaactaTGAGCTTATTCACCagacaaaaatcacaaaaaaatactcATTATTCACATAtcctataaatataatatatattttttaattcagtATATATTTTTATGCGTTATAAATTCTCTGTATTTTTTGTCTACAGACTTAAAGAACAACAATAAAAATCAACGCAGAAAATAAAAGTTAGAATATACGTTTTCCTTTTATAAAAAAGCTGaagttaaaaaaagaaaaagaaaaataggtAGATCACGCTTACGCAACCCAACACTAGCATCGAAGAAGTAGACGCAGAAGCATAATCGataataagagaaaaaaaaacttaaattaaaagCGGAAAGATGAAGCAGGATGGTGTAACCTCTCCAAATCCCAAACCACattctcctcctcctcctccagcTCATGCTGCAAGGTTCttccctctttctctctctaggGTTTCTCTCTCTAGattttttatattcaattttCAATTCTTCATTTTCAGCTCTGCCGGAGCGTCATCTCCGGCATGCGACCCCGCCGGAGAAGGTAGCCGGCGCTACAAATCGAGCGCCGATTCGTATATGGTCAGTGCTTCAAATCCTTCATGTAGACCCTGGGAACGGTGCGATTTGCTTCGCCGCCTTTCTACTTTCAAGCTCGCCGGAAAATTGCCAAAGGTTCGTTAGTGAATTTTGTGTTGTAGGCaattaggttaagataattgGGAGAAATTGTTATGAGGTTTGGTCGATTTTGCAGGTTGCTGGTCCTTTGGCTTGTGCTAAGAGAGGGTGGGTGAATGTTGATGTTAGTAAGATTGGGTGTGAGTTGTGTGGTGCTCAGTTGGATTTTGCGTTGCCCTCAGCTTCCTCTGTTGAAGGTGAGGATATTTACTCTAATGGCTTTTTCTATTCTTGCTGTCTGATTGCTGCTGTGTGATTGCTAGTTCCGCTAGGTTTTGATCCAACTTTGTCAAGTGTATGTGATATAGAGAAGAGGTGATATAGCTTTTTATGCTTGTTTCGTGTTTGGTTTGGCCTATGGGGTAGGGTGGTTTCCTCCATTAGTATTAGCCGAGCTTACCCCAAAACTTATCTCTTCACGGGGACTCAAATTCGACATATTAGCTAAACTGGTTAAGTTTTTGTAATAGCGTGGATAAGCTTAAACTAACGTGTCGGATTTGAGATTTGCCTTAGGAGGTAGTAGGAAGGAATTGAAATGGAAGAATATTGATTCATATAGAGATGGTACAAAGAATTGACTATGAATTCAAATCCCATAATGAAGCAGTGTTGTCGATGGCGGTccatggcggagagccaaaatcccgccataTCGGCCGCTTTGCGGCACCGTTATAGCGGATTATGGCGGAAAACCTGCAATAACGGATGAGATTTACCATAGCCCAAAAACCGCCATGTATATCTGCCATAGTGGCCATGGCGCCGCAATTTGATAATACTGtaatgaagaggaagaggaaaaggaaaaaccaAAAATATCACTCTACTTTTGATGCTGAAATCAATTTGGTTTATTTTGTACCTTTTCAATAGTTGTAGGAATGGGTCATATTCTGCGAGTCTAGTTTATTTTGTACCTTTTCAATAGTTGTAGGAATGGGTCATATTCTGCGAGTCTAGTTGATTTGATCACATTTCTTTTCTACAACTGGTACTGGGAAGTTTGTTTGACATTAGAATGACAACTGGATTGAATTTATTAGATGTTGCTACATTATGCTTTCCAAGAAGGGTATTTAAATCTGTTGATCTAGTTagcatttattaaaaaatatttatcatcCTTGGCTCTTTTCGTACAATTTCTTTTCTCATGTTTTGGTTCTGCAGCATAATTCCCCTTATCTTGACTTATATGTTGCTGCTGTCTGTGCCCTGATTGTTTTTTCTCTCACATATTTGGAGAAGCTGATGCTTCCATTGAGGATCTTTCTAAACAGCTTGATAGAGGACACAAAATCAACTGTCCTTGGAGAGGTAATAGCTGTCCAGAAAGCTTGGTACAATTCCCTCCTACTTCACCTTCAGCTCTTATTGGAGGTTTTAAGGACCGGAGTGATGGACTCTTGCAGTTCTACTCTCTTCCCATTGTATCTACGTCTGCAGTTGAGCAGATGCGGATTACACATGGCCCTCAAATTGATAGTTTTATTGCTAAATTGCAAATTCAGACATCTGGAGAATTGGGGTGCAGAGCAGAAACCAGCTTTACTGGAGACCAGGGTCCTCGTTCATACTCATACGTAAGGTTTTCTCATTTACATTATTTATCTTAATTATTTATTCAAGTGTATTTTATTCCAAtttggtttttgttgttgttattatctccATCCTTATATTAACGTACCACTTCAATAGGCTCAAAAGCTTATAAGTCTCTGTGGATGGGAGCCAAGGTGGCTTCCTAATGTGCTTGACTGTGAAGAACAGTCGGCTGAATCTGCTAAAAATGATTACACCTCTGATCCAGCCAAAGGCTCTGCACCAAATCCTGCTTCAAGCAAGAAGGAGTTTTCAACTTCTTCCAGGAAAGATACTGGGGATAATGATGTACTTGGTTCAGAATTTAATTGTGAATCTAGGTCACCTTTGTTAGATTGTAGCTTATGTGGAGCCACAGTTAGAATATGGGATTTCTTAGCTGCCTCCCGCCCAGTTCATTTGACTCCCTGTGGTACTGATACCCCTCAAACAAGCAAGAAAATGGCATCAACACGGGGAATAAGTGCAGCTAGTGGCATCAATGAGTGGGCTGCTGCTGAAGGTGTGGAGAAAGAGAGGACTGGAGACCGTGATGAGGCGACAACATCTCATAAAAGGATATTAGTATCCAATAAAGGTTTGGATTTAAATCATAAAATGGCTAGTGGGCCAGGCCGTTATCTAATCAATGTTACTTCGACCTTAGATCATGTGCAATGTGCTGGTGAAGGAAGCAGTTCAAGGAATAGGCAGCCTTCTAGAAGTGATATTGGTGATCTGGAAGCTTCTTATGAATCACAAGGTCCCAATACACGCAAGCGCAGGTTAGATGATTGTGAAACCAGAGCTGACAGGGCATATCTAAGAGTGCAACAGGTTGATAGTGCCGAAAGAACTGCTGCTAACCATGATAATGATGAAATCAGGGGAAGTCAGCAGTTTTCAGCTGGCCCATCAAAGCGTGCCCGCGATACTAAAACTTTGGAAACACTTCAGTTTTCATCAAGAAATCCTTCTGGTGCTGTACCTAGCTATTCAGTGGATATTCAAACAAAAGCAGAGGAAAACACAGTTAACCAGTTGAACCCTGAAAAGGATCATGTTATCAACATGCCTTCTACTAGAGACTCCACTCATGCTTCTTCTGTTATTGCGATGAATATGGTTTGTCACAGTTCAGATGATGAATCAATGGAAAGtgttgaaaattctcctgcagaTGTTAATGATGTAAGTTTCCCTTCTGTTGATTTGAATGAAACGTCAGAGTTGAATAGCAGTTATCAAGCACAACAAAGTGCTATTATCCAACCACCTTTAGAAAGAACAGGAGGAGAAACAGGTGTTAGCAGTTCAGATGCTTGTGGGGAAGTTTTGAACACAGAGATATTGACTGCACAAGCTAGGGACGGTCCTAGTTTTGGTATTAGTGGCGGAAGTATTGGCATGGGTGCAAGTCACGAGGCTGAAATCCATGGGACTGATGTCTCAGTTCACCGAGGTGATAGTTTGGGCGATGCTGAGCCAATTGACGAGGTCATTGAAAATCAGGGCCAAGTTAGTGAATTTGCACCAAATCATGGACATATTGGTGATTTTGTGCCAGCGGAAATAAGTCGAGAAGATCCTCAAGGGGATAGTCAAGCTGTGGTATCTCAGTCTACTGCAAGGGCTGATAGTGGCTCAAAAACTATAGCTTCAACCAAGGTCGAGTCTGTTGAAAGTGGTGAAAAAACCAGCTGTAGCATGGGGATGCTAGGCCTTGAAAATGGTGCTCATCCGTCCCTTTCTTGCAATGCTGTTGTATGTTCTGCCTATGAAGTGTCCAAGGAAGAAGTTACTCAGACTAGGAAGGCATCTTATATTGATGATGGGGCTCATCCGTCCCTTTCTTGCAATGCTGTTGTATGTTCTGCCTATGAAGTGTCCAAGGAAGAAGTTACTCAGACTGGGAAGGCATCTTATATTGCTGATAGTGAATATCATGAATCAGGCAATTTAGATGCCAATATTTTGGGTACGCCTGCTGatcattgtttttaaaaaatttgacagttctttctttctttctcaatttACTTTTGATATGCTCTTCCAGTCTTTCCCCCTCATCCTATCATTCACCCTGATGCTCAATGTGACTAGTTAGTATAATCTGTTGAGTTATGAATAATTTCAGCGAATCTCTCTGCTATCAGTGTGATTATATGGTGCTCAATTAGATTAAATTATTTGGTGATTGAAATATGTAAATGTGAATGACAAGCATGGTTAGTAATATAAAAAGGCCTTATAAAAATGGCTTGATCATTGGAGTGGAGGGAACAGTTTGTAAATCCAGAGGGAAGAAAGGGGAATGTAGCTTGTTGTTTGGATATTGGCAaatatagagtttttttttttacttctatTTTATCAGTTGTCTAAATTAAATTAGGAGCAGGACTGGAAATGGAACAAAGGGATGTAAATCCTCTTGTTTGAGTCTTAAAGTGAACGTGAAGTAAgagataattaaaaaatttatagacATTATGCAAACATTTCATAGGTTTTATGAAAAAAGTTATACTTTTTTAAAAGATCAGTAAACATTAATTTTACTattcttttttgttttgatttatatACCTTGCTCTTGGATGAATTGCTTAGAGAAAGTAAAAGTAGtgcatatgaatgcaaagaaAACAATAAGGGCAATGTTGCAGATAAAACAATGTTTAAGTAGCTTATAATGAGTATATTATACTTATAGATACTTATTATATTGCATACTCATAGCTCAACGGTTCAATAATTATCACGTTCTTATGTCAGATAATATTATCAACTTTACTACTTAAATCAGTTTCATGGTTGTCATATCAATCGGTAATCAATGACAAGTGGATTAAATTTTAAACAGTTAACCATATTTATGCAAACAAATTCAATCACATAAAAATCTAAATATTATTCTGAATTCAAGTGCTACTGACGAATTGCACCTTAATCTTCTGCGCCCATTatgtagaagttttctttcatgATAAATGTTTCAAGATATGCTGATTAATTTATTTAGTCTAACAAAATATGCGCACCATTGTCTGCTACCTTATTCTCAATCTGCTTGCTGTacattaactatttggtttggtTCTAATCTTCAGGGACTCCTTACAGAGACAACAGTAGTGGACGTGTTGAATTTGATCCAATCAAATTACATAATGACTACTGTCCTTGGGTGAATGGAGATGTTGCGGCTGCCGGCTGTGATAGTCGTTGTTCCACTTCTGATGCGGGTACAACAGCTCTTTGTGGCTGGCAGCTGACTTTGGAAGCCCTAGATTCTTTCCAGTCACTTGGGCATCTTCCAGTGCAAACTCTGGAATCTGAGTCGGCAGCATCCATGTGCAAGGTTTGTTCTGGTTTactcaatcttgttctatcccTGAATAAAAGTTGATACTTTGTTTTCATGTTGACATTTTCTCAGTGTTCCTTGTTTCCAAACACTTTTCTTTGAATGGTGATAAAAATGGTTTTCCAACAAAATGTGTAACAAATCAGTGTATTAAAGTTAGGAATTATCACACACAATACAACAGATGTAAGATGCGAGGAACCACAAAAACGTGTAAACATTGCTGCAACACTTTGAAAATACGAACAAGTTAAATATTCTCTCCGGTCTCATATGAGAAAAAATAACCAACCTCACACCCCTTAATTAAAGGGTAATGTAAACTAACATTTAATATGATAAAAGTAGTTAACATTTACATATATTTATGGCTATCAAACAcaacttttttgttgttttatttgagACCGAAGAGAATATTTTACAAGGGCTGTTACGAACCCAAAACAGAGTAACAATAAAACAGTAAAAGCAAATGACAGAAGGAATGAGGATTTGATTGATTGATGAAAAGTATGGCAGTGATTACAGAAAAAGGAATATACAAATCCCTAGGTTCCTGACTCAGAGCTAGGCTCCTTATTAGGAAGTTAGCACTTCCTAACCATTCTAGAATATACTACAATCCAAGGTGTGTACTCCCTCTCTCCCTTACTCCTTTTATTTCGGATTTGTCATGCGTTTCCCTCACTCCCATCACACGTCACAATCATTCTAACAACCTCAGCCACTATTTCCCTTTTTGCCCCTTCTAGAATATACTAGCCAAGCCTTGGGCCCATTTGTGCCGTTGTATACTAACTGCTCATGTGGCAATGATTCAGCAAGCTGGGTCCTATCAATACCCACTTCTTCAGCcaaaaccttgtcctcaaggttaaaCTTTGGAAACTGACTCTTCATCATGATAATCTCCTCCCAAGTAGCTTCTTCAGCAGTCTTCCCCTTCCATTGTACTAACACCTGCTTAACCTCTTCACCCTGCTGTTTAACCTTCCTTGTAGCTAGAATCTCCTCAGGTTCATATACTTCTGCCTGCTCATCACTAATGCGCTCAGGTAGTTCTGCATCTTCATGATAGTCTCCAACAGCCTTTTTCAACAAGGAAACATGGAATACAGGATCCACTCTTGATCCTGGAGGTAACTTCAATCTGTAAGCAACAGCACCAACTTTCTCTAAAATGGGATAAGGGCCATAATACCTTGCTGCAAGTTTGGCATTAATCCTAGTCACAACTGACTGCTGCCTGTGTGCCCTTAGTTTTACAAACACCCATTCACCAATCATGAAGCTTCTATCTGTTCTCTTCTTGTCAGCTTGGTTCTTCATCTTTTCTTGGGCTCTAAGTAACTGACTCTTCAACTGCCTTaaagcttcatctctttccaATAAATCCTTCTGGACTGCACCAACTCTGACCTCTCCTTGTACCCACCTTATCAGCTTAGGTGGTGCCCTCCCATATACAACTTCAAAAGGAGTCTTGTCAGTGGATGAATGGTAATTGGTATTAAACCAATATTCTGCCCAGTGTACCCATGCCACCCAATTCTTAGGTTGGTCAGTGATAAAACATCTCAAATAGGTCTCAAGGCACCTGTTAACTACCTCTGTCTGACCATCAGATTCTGGATGGTATGCAGAGCTCATCTTGAGCTGTGTGCCCTGCATTCTAAACAGCTCACTCCAGAAATTACTCATGAATACAGGATCTCTGTCACTTACTATTGTTGCTGGCAGCCCATGCAACCTTATCACTTCTTTACAAAAAACTTCAGCAATGCTCCTTGCTGTATAAGGGTGCTTGAGGGGAATAAAATGCGAGTATTTGGATAGTCTGTCTACTACTACCAGGATAGCTTCAAAACCCCTTGACTTAGGCAAGCCAGTAATAAAATCCATGGATATGTCTTCCCATACTTGTTCAGGTACCGGCAGTGGCTGGAAGAGTCCTCCAGGTGAAGAGGCTAAATATTTCTGCCGTTGACACACATCACAGCTCTAGACATAATCCTGTATAGCTCCTTTCATCCCCAGCCAATACACATTAGCCGCAACTCTTCTATATGTTTTATAAAACCCAGAATGGCCACCTTGTGGAGAAGAATGAAATTCATTTAGCATTAAAGGAATCAACTGTGACTGACTGGAAATCACCAGCCTCCCATTGTACAACAATACTCCCTGTTTGTACTTGTATCCTGGCTTGGCATTAGGATTCTGCTGCAGTGCTTTAATGATCATTTGAAGCATCTTGGCTGACCTCTTCCATCATTTGTTGCTTCTGGTCCCAGCGAGCATATGAGGCAATAGTGTTTAACTCTGTCCCTTCATGCATTCTAGACAGTGCATCTGCTCCTCTATTTAGCCTCCCTTGCTTGTAAATAATATCAAAGTCATAACCTAACAACTTAGCAGCCCAGTTCTGCTGTTCAGCTGTGACTATCCTCTGCTGCATCAGCTGTTTCAAGCTCTTCTGATCAGTAGATATTGTGAATTTTCTGCCTAAAAGGTAAGCCATCAACTCCTTTTCATAAGCAGACTTGGTCAAATTTCGCACTCCCAAGGCCTTGCTAAAATAAGCCACAGGTCTCCTGTCTTGCATCAGGATGGCACCAATTCCTCCACCTGAGGCATCACATTCAATCACAAACTGTTTGGTAAAATCAGGTAGAGCCAGCACTGGAGCAGTTGTcagtttttttttcaattcttcAAAGGCCTGTTGGGATTCATTACTCCACTTGAAATTGTCCTTTTTGGTCAAATCTGTCAAAGGCCTGGCTATCTTTCCATAATCCCTAATAAACTTCCTGTAATACCCAGTAAGCCCTAAAAATCCCCTAACTCCTTTAACATTCTTAAGGATTGGCCATTGCTCAACACTCTGCACCTTACTAGGGTCTACAGCCACACCTTCTCCACTGATCAAATGGCCCAAATACTCAACAGTCTTCTGTGCAAATTGACATTTTTTTCTGTTTGCCACTAAACTGTGTTGTTCCAACAGCTGCAACACTGTTCTCAAATGGTTCAAGTGTTCACCCCATTCCTTGCTATAGATTAAAATGTCATCTAAAAAGACCAGCACACACTTCCTCAACAATGTTCTGAACACATCATTCATAAGATTCTGGAATGTGGAGGGAGCATTCATGAGCCCAAAgggcatcaccaaaaactcataatgtcCCTCATgtgtcctaaaagcagtcttacATATGTCAGACTCCCTGACTCTCACTTGATGATAACCAGACTTGAGATCAAGCTTTGTATAAAATTTTGCTCCATGTAACTCATCTAATAGCTCTTCAATAACTGGAATGGGAAATTTGTCTGGTATTGTTACCTTATTAAGTGAacggtaatcaatacacattCTCCATGTATtgtctttcttcttcaccaagATAACTGGGCTGGAAAAAGAACTAGTGCTGTGTCTGATAATGCCTGCAGCCAACATCTCTTGTACTTGTTTTTCAATTTCATTCTTGTGGTGGTGTGGGTACCTGTAAGGCCTAACATTCACAGCTCCATGGCCCTCTACAAGATTGATGGCGTGCTCTTTGTCTCTTCTAGGAGGCAGACCTGAAGGCTCCCGGAAAACTATCGCAAATTGAGTCAACAGGTTGTTCAACTCTAATTGTTGCTTTTGAGTCAAACCTGGCGCAGCTTCCTTCTGGCTACTCTCTATACTCCACATCCACTCCTGTCCTACATGCTTTGGTTTGCTCAATATACTTTGCAGAGCCACCAAATTCCTTTCATGTCCATCAATGCCTTGGAGTGTCACCCACCTCTTACTACTCCAAAAACTCATTGTCTGCTTGTGCCAATTCACAATCATATCCCCCAAGGTCTTGAGCCATTCAATTCCCAATACAACATCTATTCCTCCTAGCTCAAACAAGTGCATTCTGGGAGAAATTTCAAATTCCCCTATCTTCAGCTTCAATCCACTACAAACCCCCTTGGTGCTTTTTCGAAAGCCATCTCCTAACTTGATGCTCATCATAGGAGTTTCCTCAATGGGCCATTCCATCTTCTGCACTAACTTCTGGGAGATGAAGTTGTGCGTAGCACCACTATCCACCATAACTAACACCGGCACCCCATGTATTTGCCCCTGAAACTTCACcgtttgatgattttcaaacgctATGTGATTCAAGTTCAAAATACTCATCTCTgcattttcttcatcttccgaCTCTTCTACCTCCACCGCCAAAAGCTTCTTCTCCGAGTCTTCACCTACTTCATTATCGTCCAGAATCAACACTCTAAGTTGTCGATTTGGACATTGGTGCATTGGATGAAATGGGCCATTGCATTTGAAACAGCGTCCCTTTAATTTGCGATCCATCATCTCTTGATAAGAAAGATGAGTATACCCCCTATCTCTGGGTCCAACACGCCTCTGATCCGTTTGGGTCGGTTTGTCACCTCTGGGCCCATTAGGGTTACTCTTCGTACCCCCACTTGTTTCTCCGTCCCGTCCTTTGACCAAAACCCAATCAGAATTAGGTTTGCTCGATCCATGTGAATTGGGCCGATGTGACCCGCTTCCCTGTCTGGATCCATGATAAGGGCTTGGTCCAACTCCACTCACTTCCTTCTCCACAGCTCGAGTAACTTGAAGAAGCTTCGTACGACTCATCTCCCCCATCGTAGCTAAACTCCTCACCTTTCCACGAATCTCCTTCTTCAACCCATGTAGAAAATACCCTAGAAATTGCTTCTCTGGTATTTTAGGAATTTGAGCTATCAAATACTCAAACTCAGTGATGTACTCATCCACCGATCCTCCCTGTTTCAGTTCCGACAACTGCTCATACACATCGCCCTCACCATGACCTCCGTACCTCCCTAACAACGCTTCCTTCAGACTTTCCCACGTCAGCCCTTCGTCTTCCCCAACTAGAGAGTTGAAGAAATGGATTGTTGGTCCTTCCATACAAATCTGAGCCAACCTCACCTTCACCTCCGGTGTTGTTTCTTGGACGCGAAAGTAAATTTCAGCGCGCGAGATCCACCCCGCCGGATCCTCGCCGTTGAACAGGGGAAGCTCTACCTTCCTCACAGCGTGACGAAACTCAGTCACCGGATCTCCAGCCTGTGACCCCTTCTTCTCCAACGTGCCCTTCGGTCCTGATGATCCCTTCATGCTCTCGTCTCCCTCCTCCTGTACCGATTTCCTCAAGCATCTCTCCAACATGGCTAACAAACTGGCATGATTCTCCCGGACTTCATTTTGTACGTCAACCAGAGTTGAACGCACATCTGAGATCTCACTCTCCAACGCAACGACCTTAGATTC
This Vicia villosa cultivar HV-30 ecotype Madison, WI unplaced genomic scaffold, Vvil1.0 ctg.004187F_1_1, whole genome shotgun sequence DNA region includes the following protein-coding sequences:
- the LOC131641865 gene encoding uncharacterized protein LOC131641865 isoform X2 encodes the protein MKQDGVTSPNPKPHSPPPPPAHAASSAGASSPACDPAGEGSRRYKSSADSYMVSASNPSCRPWERCDLLRRLSTFKLAGKLPKVAGPLACAKRGWVNVDVSKIGCELCGAQLDFALPSASSVEADASIEDLSKQLDRGHKINCPWRGNSCPESLVQFPPTSPSALIGGFKDRSDGLLQFYSLPIVSTSAVEQMRITHGPQIDSFIAKLQIQTSGELGCRAETSFTGDQGPRSYSYAQKLISLCGWEPRWLPNVLDCEEQSAESAKNDYTSDPAKGSAPNPASSKKEFSTSSRKDTGDNDVLGSEFNCESRSPLLDCSLCGATVRIWDFLAASRPVHLTPCGTDTPQTSKKMASTRGISAASGINEWAAAEGVEKERTGDRDEATTSHKRILVSNKGLDLNHKMASGPGRYLINVTSTLDHVQCAGEGSSSRNRQPSRSDIGDLEASYESQGPNTRKRRLDDCETRADRAYLRVQQVDSAERTAANHDNDEIRGSQQFSAGPSKRARDTKTLETLQFSSRNPSGAVPSYSVDIQTKAEENTVNQLNPEKDHVINMPSTRDSTHASSVIAMNMVCHSSDDESMESVENSPADVNDVSFPSVDLNETSELNSSYQAQQSAIIQPPLERTGGETGVSSSDACGEVLNTEILTAQARDGPSFGISGGSIGMGASHEAEIHGTDVSVHRGDSLGDAEPIDEVIENQGQVSEFAPNHGHIGDFVPAEISREDPQGDSQAVVSQSTARADSGSKTIASTKVESVESGEKTSCSMGMLGLENGAHPSLSCNAVVCSAYEVSKEEVTQTRKASYIDDGAHPSLSCNAVVCSAYEVSKEEVTQTGKASYIADSEYHESGNLDANILGTPYRDNSSGRVEFDPIKLHNDYCPWVNGDVAAAGCDSRCSTSDAGTTALCGWQLTLEALDSFQSLGHLPVQTLESESAASMCKGDWFTSSQTLLARNSYVRNRGRN
- the LOC131641865 gene encoding uncharacterized protein LOC131641865 isoform X1; amino-acid sequence: MKQDGVTSPNPKPHSPPPPPAHAASSAGASSPACDPAGEGSRRYKSSADSYMVSASNPSCRPWERCDLLRRLSTFKLAGKLPKVAGPLACAKRGWVNVDVSKIGCELCGAQLDFALPSASSVEEADASIEDLSKQLDRGHKINCPWRGNSCPESLVQFPPTSPSALIGGFKDRSDGLLQFYSLPIVSTSAVEQMRITHGPQIDSFIAKLQIQTSGELGCRAETSFTGDQGPRSYSYAQKLISLCGWEPRWLPNVLDCEEQSAESAKNDYTSDPAKGSAPNPASSKKEFSTSSRKDTGDNDVLGSEFNCESRSPLLDCSLCGATVRIWDFLAASRPVHLTPCGTDTPQTSKKMASTRGISAASGINEWAAAEGVEKERTGDRDEATTSHKRILVSNKGLDLNHKMASGPGRYLINVTSTLDHVQCAGEGSSSRNRQPSRSDIGDLEASYESQGPNTRKRRLDDCETRADRAYLRVQQVDSAERTAANHDNDEIRGSQQFSAGPSKRARDTKTLETLQFSSRNPSGAVPSYSVDIQTKAEENTVNQLNPEKDHVINMPSTRDSTHASSVIAMNMVCHSSDDESMESVENSPADVNDVSFPSVDLNETSELNSSYQAQQSAIIQPPLERTGGETGVSSSDACGEVLNTEILTAQARDGPSFGISGGSIGMGASHEAEIHGTDVSVHRGDSLGDAEPIDEVIENQGQVSEFAPNHGHIGDFVPAEISREDPQGDSQAVVSQSTARADSGSKTIASTKVESVESGEKTSCSMGMLGLENGAHPSLSCNAVVCSAYEVSKEEVTQTRKASYIDDGAHPSLSCNAVVCSAYEVSKEEVTQTGKASYIADSEYHESGNLDANILGTPYRDNSSGRVEFDPIKLHNDYCPWVNGDVAAAGCDSRCSTSDAGTTALCGWQLTLEALDSFQSLGHLPVQTLESESAASMCKGDWFTSSQTLLARNSYVRNRGRN